Part of the Hevea brasiliensis isolate MT/VB/25A 57/8 chromosome 16, ASM3005281v1, whole genome shotgun sequence genome is shown below.
ctgaagcttcGGATCACAATGAACCTACTGCAGAACTCAGGCGGACACGATGCGACAACAAAGCCTTGTGATGAGAGCTTGAACAGTAGCAGCAATTTAGTATTAGTTTTAGTGCAGTTGCAATAGCAGTAACAGTACTAGTTTTATTTTgtaatctatttattttaatcttcaaacttttattttattttctgctatggacatagttattctgtgaatgctttttggtttaatcctttatttaactgttagatcttatttctttacactttttcatcttcttgcacattatttttgcactttatctttttcttcaatcctaattttgttgacattgatgagttgcacaattttctttgagccgcatttgtttcacatcatttggaggtaacagcttacccttttactatttatgcctatggtatgttgccaatgcttatgcttttgctttaccctacgcaacaggttaagcaacatcttaagcagtgtaaattcatacatttgggatactttttcacatttttctctctaaagcttcattgttaatatcattttgagctaattttggaattcttgagcttatattgatttaatccccaattgtataaatttcaataattgagtaattcacacaattttgcccatctttgcattcattttaaacattgaggacaatgtttcatttgagtttgggggtgagggaaaaatttttgcaaaatttttaaaattttctttaaaattttcattcattcattcattcatttattgcatttcattcatccatatatagataattCATACACTTATACATAAACCACACAcgtctatactcatacacatacatttgcatatagttttcatatagattacacttagttttaatttgatttgtgcattcattttaggatcatgcatatcataaaaaataatttttttttaccttgtccttagaggatttagaattgctttgaagagcaattgagcttacttttagaagggtttgatggattgaaagttctagataggtgcaaagttattagattcttgctttagtttatatcttcttagccaagggccacccaatcaattgcattgactttgagtgcttagagaaaactctagggtgagaagtagctaattgatgtctcaccaatcctagaacaatctttctaaacctttcaaggcgaaatcatagcatgcacttgaaaaagaaatgatctaggcattctttgaattttaaacccatattttagccttagccaacctcacttcaaaatttcctttgaaaccaatttgagcctacatttatccctattatttctttggaacccacattaatgcctagccataacccaaacacttactaccctccatgagaataattctttgaatgatagatacacttaaaaaataataataataattagttgggagaagtgattcaaaaaaaaaaaaaaaaaagctagcaaattcaattatggtatgtaaagtaattcaccacccaagtacacaaagaaatgagtttgggggtgaattgaaagggacaattataattcaaagtcaaaGTTATttgtagtccctctaaaagcttcaaaattatatgctagcattggtgaatagttgtaaagttccttctcccaattgattaaaaaaaaaaaaaatttgtgtgtcttgatcttttaataatttgattattctcatattttgttacctttatccctttcttgttagccacattatcaccccttGGCCCCATTACAACcgttgaaagtccttttgatcttttgatagtgttttgctacattagtggagattggaataggagaattgcctatgggattgtgatatcattaatccattcatttacttccatcattatttgagacactttagtttatggattaccctatagtctacttaggcatgattattctttgtgattgattggtttgggtttgatgatatggataattgacccaaggctaagcggtgataacattggtaaggattgaattctttgcaccttgaaagtgggtatatggtgtgttggtggctaaaggtaagcttgagagttttgataagtaattttcataaatttaaggtaaggtaccccaaattgcattaattgttttaatttgcttgaggacaagcaaaggtttgagtttgggagaatttgttacactcatttcatataggcattttagggtagttttgcatctattttacccttatattttagtatattttatgtttttagctttattttatatTAGTTGTTAACTttaaatactttatatttgatttttgtaattttgttgtttttgataggattttgtggcaaatcgaggatcaatgagtgcattaggaagtgatttgaagaaatttggaattctttaagcatggaagaaagttgaagaaatcaagctttgaaagagcagattagccgaaatttgcttgagactttgcttaagatcctgcttagggtaaagcggcagagcttaaggtgcagcacaagtcaagcatgagcagaaaagtctattttactctaaatctgccgagatttgctgagggtctgcttaaccttaagcagacagtgcgaccagaagctgaaatttgctaagaagctgcttagggttaagccgaaccctaagcagattGCCCAGAAtgtgaatagtgctgctgacttggataattttacacctcattttctatccactccttggctcttatttacttttagggcaacttttagggaccatataaattcatcatttccttatttttgccataagaggaaAAAGAGGAaagacaaaaaggaaagaaaatttaatagagagagagaggagacgccATTCCCTCttggggaggagctgctgcaccagttttggagctccagaaaccagagattttggttcttcacctgggtttttctatctcagtcctcttatcatgtttttctttacttttccatcaatatttcttgtaaataccatcatgagtgagtaaactctttagatttcagagttggaaaatatgttttagattaatttgtggatttggactgggtatttccttattttacataaatatgagttttgattccttccttgtgtgcttgatttacttgcctaatgttggtacccattgggtattgtgttaatctttgattgaaggaccgaaaggtgaaagtcattgatagataatcaaggattggaacttaaaatcacctagatttagaaataaactaggattttaagaggaattaattattggttacaaaacttaatgggttttaaagtaatcaaataacatacgaaagtaggtttggttattttagaacacactttggtttgcttgaaaaagatatcaaagaaatttagaatcaatttccttcaaactctatttttccctaaaattgGAATgctcaagacaaatcccaattaatttatgcataaaccccaactctggaatcacttttaccataattagactttcatttaaattacccattgttaatttagtttaattacgaactagaattagaatttatttgtttgcccttttacccattccaattagattaatcaatttaccttgctcatttacatttaccatttatttattgatcattagcccaaataatcgcttcattcatagtttagtaatcaaacagcaaatcctcgtgggaacgatacttgattcatcactttattacttgagacgacccgtatacttgcggataagtcACACCACCTGTTAGGCCTTGAGTTTGGTCTTAGTTATGGGTTTGGGAATAGTAAAACTTACTactggcctcgggggctttatgccagCCTAAGTCTTAGTACCGATCCAGCCCAGAGATCGGGTCATGACACTTCTAATCAGATTAGGGTTGAGGaaattaacattataaataaaaaaatggtgaaaaatgttatttGGCTTTAACTATGGAGAGTGATTTCCCCCCCTAGAGAGTGGCTTTGCCCATGTGGAGAGAGGCTTTGCCCATGTGGAGAGAAGCTTTGCCAATTGCTGTGAATTTGGCTTTGCCAATTGCTGTGGATTTGGCGCTGCCATTGATGAGGAGCTCTTGCCCATTGTAGTGGAAAGAAGCTTTGGCCTAAGGTAaagaaaggacatagaattcaagagagaAGAATTCTTATCCATTGGTGAGAAGGCTCTTGAGAAGAATTCTTATCCATTGGTGAGACGGCTCTTGCCTATGTAGTTGAAGATACCCTTTATGGTGTAGtagttaaaatagtaaatatattgggttatgtttagagaagactgagagggactaactaatatatttactataagcaATTATGTAGTGTGGGTAAATTTTTGGTGCAATTGGGTTGATGGGTAGCATAGTTTAAATTTGTAATTAGTGATTTATTATTTATTGATAGTGAAAGATAGCATACTCGTGGATGTAGCTCTATGTTGAGAGAGTGAATCACGTAAATAttgttattttatatgtttactttattttttttgtagTTTATACGCTTTCATAGTGcataacaaattggtatcagagcatggggatgacttggtgagtttggttgaagATGAAACTGCTGCGACATGTAAAAAGTCACACATGCAACAATGGTGATGGTGGAGAGTTGAAATTAAGGTAAAGCTCTTGATGTAAAATCAAGAAAGTTGATAAGGTGAAGATTTTATGAAGAAAGAAGCAAAttacacccaagatgaagattgaaAAATGGAGATTTAAAGGATTCAAGCTAAAGTATGGAGATTTGATGATTTAATGACACCCAAAGAATTCGAGGTATGTAATGGTTGATGGATTTTAAGTgaaggtggagattgttagatAGATTTTAAGTGAAAGTGGAGATTGTTATAATTATAACTCAAAATCCAAGTGGGATTTGCAGAAAGACTTTttcaactcttattttagtgttcttcataaattGAGTGAGACTCCTAATTAAATGAGGATTGAGagaattaatactataaatagaaAAATAGTGAAAATGTTATTTAACTTTGCCTATGGAGAGTGGCTTTCACCCATAGGGAGTGGCGTTGCCCATAAAGAAAGAAGCTTTACCAATTGCTGTGGATTTAGTTTTGCCCATTAATGAGGGGCTATTGCCCATTATAGTGGAAAGAGGCTTTGACCTAAGGTaaaaaaatgacataaaattcAAGAGAGATAAATTCTTATCCATTGGTGGAAGGGCTCTTGCCCATAGTTGAAGACACCATATGTAGTATAAtagttaaaatagtaaatatatcaaATTATGTATAGAGGAGACTAAAAGgaactaactaatgtatttactatgaGTAATTATTTAGTGTGGATTATCTTGGATATAATTGGGCTAATGGGTACTATGGTTTAAACTTGTAATTAATGATAACGGAAGATGGCATGTCCATGGTTatagccctatgttgagagggtgaaccacgtaaatattattattttgtgtgtttgttttatttctttatagATTACACGCTTTCGTAGTGCACaacaaaaatattatattataacgTGTGTTAAATGATGAATTTTTCTTGTATAGATCCGATTTATTATAGACATAAGATACACTATATATGGTGAAACTCACTTATTAAATGTACGAGTCTCTTATActtttaaaaaaagtaaaaaaaaaaattattattgaatttGATTAAAATCGAACGGATTATGTAATCCGATTTTGTTCTCCTAAACCTTAAACTGTAATGGTTGATTTCGACTTTAATGTACCGATGATCAAGTCTAATTTTAAGTATgccaattaatatatttatatttaagattataaaattaattaatttttttcttaaaaaacaaATAGATAAAGATAAAAAAAGGGTAAATGAAACCTGAATTTTTCTATCTTTCGGCTCTTGTATTTGTATACATAAAGTCTCTCTCTATAAACTAATTTTAAAAGAGAAATTTGTAATTTTCCTTTATGTGTGGTTGAGAGAGTAAAGAGAAAATGCGTAATTTGGTTTCTTAACATGTGAATCCTACagcctttttttttgtttttttttttcttcttttatctctcgcTCCTCTTTCCACCCTTTCTTTTTGTCTAACTCTTTCCAACCTTTCCAATCGGTCTttgaatatttcttaaaatatttGTGGAAGCCGACGGCTTAAGGCCCAAAAATACATTGGTGGAACTAATGAGATTTTCTATAAAGCCTACTTTCAATTAATTAAAGTCAGTCTCTAACCTCCTAGAGAGAAATTTCTCTCATGTTTCagtaattttttctttatttattctcAATTTAATTGAGTTTTTGATTTTGTTTAGCTTCTTGATGTCCTTTTGGGTAGAGGAAGGAGTTTTCCTCACCTGTTGAGTTATGGGTTTCCCTTCCTACTCTGATTTGGTTTATAAATAGTTATTTTTTAGGTTTGGATTGCCTATTACTATAGCTTCAAAGAGAGAGATAAATGTAGTAGGTTTTTTTTTTAAGAGCTGGGTGGTGAAGCTATTTTGGTTTGTTAAGAATCTAGGTCTAAGAGCTGTAATTTGCTTAAAGGGAGGACTTTAAGCATAGCATGGATATCAACTGCTTCAGGGATGCATGTCTCTTCCTCTCTATTTGAAGATTGATCGCCAAGCTATAAAGGATTGAGAGGTCTATCAATTTGCGGCGTCACTCTCCCCAACTGGCTAGTAGTTATGACAAGTGGAGAAGTTGGGAAATCCAGAGTTAGTTTTCGTTTGAGACCTATTGGTGGTTTGTGCTTTGTGTCTTCTATATCTTTTTTGGATGACGAGTCTCTCCAATGTCTCTTTAGCATTTTCCTACCTCGAGCAGAGAAGTGAGCAGTAGCACTGAATTGCTTTGGTGACTGGGTGTTCCTGATTAGATCATGTTTAGCTAGCTTACAAGATAACCAAATCAGCTtgtaaactataattttaaattaattttttttattacatataTCAATTACTTATcagttatttataaatattttaatttaatatataattatttaaaattttaaatattaataaatttaaattaatttataaattcttattattattattattatttataaattaacttTCATAAGTCGTGTGAAACACCTTTAAAATGTTAAAGCGGATTGGCTTGTAATTTGGATTGCTTCGTGACGTGGTTCACTTGGACCTCCCATTTTATTTGTTTCTATGACCTATTTGCGCCTTTACAATGCAAATTACATTTCATGTTATAAAAAGACGATAAAGGGCAGTAACCATCATGTGGGCTGTGGTTCATACAATCTTTTCAGCGGACCACGTTGTCCTCGTTAGTTACCCCGTGACCCACCTGGTGAATGAGTTCAGGCTTCAGTGCAGTGACGATGTCTGTGACGTTTTTGGATTGGCGTCACTATTTTGAAGCCACGTCGTCATTCCTTTCGTACATTTTATGTTGCCCTTCACCCTTCCACTGCTGAATTCCCCCCCAACCCATCATTAATAATAAACAAGGGAAAGTATTTGCTCAATTGCTGTTCAAATCACCTTTTTTTTTCGATGATTGATTatacaatataatataattaatttttaatttattaaattttatttaattacattTTTAATGTGTTCAATTGATTAGATTAAGGCTAGATTGATCTATAATAAAACCACTACAATAACGATGAATATCATTGGTATGGAGACCAATAATTCTCAGTTTATTAAATATAACTCAcacttatttaatataaatttttatataaatttatttttaaaattgtaattCCCTGTACAAATGAGAaggattaaataaattttaatggatatattattacacccattaaaaaaaatcataaatttaaTTAGAGTATATTCTCCATAGCAATATGATTTACGAAAATAaaggaataaataaataaaaattgatgaaaagtcatattttgaaaaaattatatgcCATAGCAGTGATTTCATGTAATTAATTCTACGTAAATTAacaagtaaattaaaattaaatacaaataattatacaTCCTATAAATATAAAAAAGTAGGATCTAAAAAGAAAAACTaccaatcaatttttttttaattaatttttttatttatatattaatcttTTATTGATTTGCtattttatgcatttttaatCTCGGACCCACTATAAAATTTCTACATATTTTGGGCGGTTTTTTAAGTATAGTTAAGATTCATTGTACGTAGAAATTAATAGGAGTTGACGAACACATGAGTCGGTCTTTATGAAATGAACAAACCAAACACGGAGCCAACACACTATTCGCACACTCACTCTCTCCAACTCTAAGCAGTCAGCCCCACGAGTGCTGACCGGTCCAAACATCCCCAGATCTTAAACTTCCACGTGTTGTATTTCAACCTAAGAAAAAGTGTTATTATTAAAATACACGTTGTCAACAGCAGTTTCTATATTTGTTGTTACTTGTGAGGCAAATTAATTGATTTCAGTGATTGCTTCCTCTAGTTTTAAAATCCCAcagctcatatatatatatgaagtgaACCCAGGTCATTACACCATACGAACCGACGCTCTCTTCCAATGGATATTTCTGGCCATTTCTCCGATCCACAATCATTTGACACCAGGCAAGAATCATCATTACTGTCAGATGCCAGCAGTACTGGTGGTAAAGCTCACTCAGATGAAGAAGTGTTACTAGCAACTAGTCGTCCCAAGAGGCGCTCTGGGAGAAGAATATTCAGCGAGACTCGCCACCCTGTTTTtaggggagtgaggaagagaaacGGTAATAGGTGGGTTTGTGAGCTGCGAGAACCCAACAAGAAGTCCCGTTTATGGCTTGGTACTTACCCTACGCCCGAAATGGCAGCCACGGCACACGATGTAGCGGCATTGGCGCTTAGAGGCAAGTCTGCTTGTCTAAATTTTGCTGACTCTGCATGGAGGCTGCCTGTGCCTGCTTCTCGAGATGCTAGGGAGATTAGGAGGGCTGCCAAGGAGGCTGCAGAGTTGTTTCCGACTCCAGAATTTCAAGGCGATGATCTGATTACAGTAAAACGTAGTAGCGTCATCGAGGATTCGAGTGAAGCTAGTAGGGATGCCTTGTATATTGATGAAGATGAGGTATTTAACATGCCAAGGTTATTGGTGGACATGGCACAAGGTCTTCTACTCTCTCCTCCCCATTTTGAAGCGGATGGTACTGAGTGGAATTCCTTGGAAACTGACGTTGACATTTCATTGTGGAGTTACTAATTTTTTTCCAATGATTAGTAATATAGCATTATcgaatacatttttttttttattttttcttttataggTACAGCAAAGGTAGTCATACAATACCGTTTgttgtatatatttttttcaaatacGCAAACGGTAGTCATACTAATTCTCCATTTGATAAATTCTTGCAATTTAGTCTAATGCCATTACGGCTATCTTTCGAACATAAAGTTTGAGGAACTCACTTTGCTGCACAGTGTTGTACTAAACAAAATGagaattgatttgtattatgaaatatttatatttaattaataaataaagatatatattttgatattttttatacTTATAATAAATGAAAATGGATAAAATTCTAGTGTTGAAATAGGGACTAAATGGCTAATTAGGCCTTCAAAATTGATTCTTTGTTCCTATTTCTATGTAACCTTTCTCCTTATGGAAGAAAAGAATACCAccgaataaattaaaattttttaagaagAAAGGACCTTCCACCAGAAAGAATGGACATCGTGGGAAAATAATATAAAAACGGTATCCTTAATGCTTAATTAGAGTAGACATCGGGGTGGTGGCCGGTGATGGTGATGGCTAGTGATGACGGTGGTGACAACGGCGCCCGACATGGTAAAAGCAATGCTTAATTAGGTCTCTTTCTCTCCGCGCTTGTTAAGTCCATATTTCATAAGTACACCGATATGGAAACTGGGAGCTCGTTGCCGTTTGCTAGTATCAGGAACAGGAAGAAACTAGACCCTCCTGGAAAATTCCAGAAGGCCAAGCGTGCTAGGCTAGGTCACATTTGTAAGAAATTTTTGTTTAGATTCGCTtttatcatttattaaaattgatgTCCAAAAATATGTCTAAGAGGGGCTGAATTggatttaaaacaattttttgatttttgctcaaaacctttgaaaaattgCACCTTAGTTCAACCTAATTTTTTTACTGTGAAATATGTGTGATATTgctcaactaattaatttatgcAAAGTTGGCTCATACGCATTCAGTATAGCATAGCAAACAGAATAGTAAACAGAATATATCAGTTAACAGCAGATATAGCAGTAGGCAAattatatcagatatcagcagattcaaCAGTAAacaaattttctcagtttgcagCAGAGTAAACAGTAAACAGTATCAATTTTCAACTCAGCAAAAATACTTCAACCAGAAAATAAAAATGCATGAATTtaaagagtaagggttgagaaaattgaatactgaatttttatagtggttcggcctaactagcctacatctactctctcaaagatcctactttgagtcttcactccactaatcttctcttttaaagacaagagacaaaagccctttacaaatttttacaccaaagcttttacaagtagctttacACTTCtatcaagtgttatcccaaacacttttcacagccaagtttcaataggtgcttgtatgacctctcataaatgcaaGGTGTTTAAaaactcaatctcactcaatacaatagaatctataaagaagagatgagtagttaagctaatgatgagcaataaaaataatttgagcactttgaatgaaagtttTAATGATCTTAAAAGGTTAGGAATAGTAAAGaggctttcattaagtgcaaaatggctaaTGATAGGTGTATTTATAGATTTGGAACGTTTCTgaccgtttgagaactcatttgaatgttacaatttcaaaatttaagaaaatagcagttattttatcgttttctgcgatgttgtgcagagttgagatagttagcataccagaaaaagtagcaaaccagttagcatactagaaccagtagcaaaccagttagcatatcaggaaaacttttctgtaaaactttaaaactttacaccaaattgtaataaaatacttttaggccattgataattcaaaaacaagttttgaaaacttaggataagaatttgagagattaaaaataagtatcattggctTCTACTCCTCAAATATTTTTACAAGTAATCCTTAAAGTTTAAACTAACTTCTAAACTATATACCTTCAATTTTGATATTCAATGCgacttggaaggtaaccttttctttcttctttgtctTTGATT
Proteins encoded:
- the LOC110640226 gene encoding dehydration-responsive element-binding protein 1E-like encodes the protein MDISGHFSDPQSFDTRQESSLLSDASSTGGKAHSDEEVLLATSRPKRRSGRRIFSETRHPVFRGVRKRNGNRWVCELREPNKKSRLWLGTYPTPEMAATAHDVAALALRGKSACLNFADSAWRLPVPASRDAREIRRAAKEAAELFPTPEFQGDDLITVKRSSVIEDSSEASRDALYIDEDEVFNMPRLLVDMAQGLLLSPPHFEADGTEWNSLETDVDISLWSY